In a single window of the Arachis hypogaea cultivar Tifrunner chromosome 6, arahy.Tifrunner.gnm2.J5K5, whole genome shotgun sequence genome:
- the LOC112695228 gene encoding linoleate 13S-lipoxygenase 3-1, chloroplastic → MALVNEFMGSSLIERPSRWVVSSSTNSKSKPMFQFIEMRKENTRSVRLTKAAKFPATVVSEDLVNTLSASTSATAPLHAKKEKPVQFKVRAVVTVRNKIKEDFQETVVKHVDAIADSMLGRCIFLELISTDIDPRTKGPKKSKEAVVKDWSKKSNVKAERVTYTAEFIVDSNFGDPGAITVCNKHQREFFLETITIEGFATGPLHFPCNSWVRPTTKDHPGKRVFFSNKPYLPRDTPTGLRVMREKELKNLRGDGTGVRKLSDRIYDFDTYNDLGNPDRGADLSRPTLGGSQEHPYPRRCRTGRSPTDTDMRAESRVEKPHPMYVPRDEQFEESKQNTFFIKRLKAVLHNLIPRLKASLSVNNHDFNDFSDVDCLFSEGLLIKSRLKDDQSSVLNKIPLPELVTKIQESSQGLLKFDTPKIISLDKYAWLRDDEFARQALAGVNPVNIERLQVFPPVSKLDSRIYDIQESALKEEHILGQLNGMTVHQAIEENKLFMLDYHDIYFPFLEGINSFEGRKCYATRTLFFLTPLGTLKPIAIELSLPGSKRVVTPPVDATSNWMWQLAKAHVCANDSGAHQLVNHWLRTHACMEPFILAAHRQLSEMHPIFKLLDPHMRYTLEINGIARQALIHADGVIESCFTPGRYCMEISCAAYKNLWRFDTEGLPADLIRRGIAIPDPTQPNGLKLLIQDYPYATDGLLIWSAIENWVRTYVNHYYHGHDGQLVCNDKELQAWYSESINVGHADLSHESWWPPLNNNEDLVSILTTLIWTASAQHAALNFGQYPYGGYVPNRPPLMRKLIPEEGEAEYKNFIANPQKYFLNSLPSLLQATKYMAVVDTLSTHSPDEEYLGERQQPSIWSGDAEIVEAFYAFSAEIRGIEKEIDRRNCDPTLRNRCGAGVLPYELLAPTSQPGVTCRGVPNSVST, encoded by the exons ATGGCACTTGTAAACGAATTTATGGGTTCTTCATTGATAGAGCGGCCCTCACGATGGGTTGTCTCCTCctcaacaaattcaaaatcaaaaccaATGTTTCAGTTCATAGAAATGAGAAAGGAAAACACGAGATCTGTGAGGTTGACGAAGGCTGCAAAGTTTCCTGCAACAGTTGTCAGCGAGGATTTGGTTAACACGCTTTCCGCCTCCACCTCCGCCACCGCCCCCTTGCACGCAAAAAAAGAGAAACCAGTGCAGTTCAAGGTTAGAGCTGTAGTGACGGTGAGAAACAAAATCAAAGAGGATTTTCAAGAGACAGTTGTCAAGCATGTTGACGCCATCGCTGATAGCATGTTAGGAAGATGTATTTTCCTGGAGCTCATCAGCACTGACATTGATCCAA GAACGAAAGGTCCAAAGAAGAGCAAGGAAGCAGTGGTGAAGGACTGGTCGAAGAAATCGAATGTTAAAGCGGAGAGAGTTACTTACACGGCTGAATTCATTGTTGACTCCAATTTTGGGGATCCGGGTGCGATTACGGTGTGCAACAAACACCAGAGAGAGTTCTTCTTGGAAACTATAACCATCGAGGGGTTCGCCACTGGCCCACTTCATTTCCCTTGCAATTCATGGGTAAGGCCCACCACAAAGGATCATCCTGGAAAGAGGGTTTTCTTCTCTAACAAG CCATACTTACCAAGAGATACACCTACTGGGCTTAGAGTAATGAGGGAGAAGGAGCTAAAAAACCTTAGAGGAGATGGCACAGGAGTTAGAAAATTATCCGACAGAATATATGATTTTGACACCTACAATGATTTAGGAAATCCAGATAGAGGAGCTGACCTCTCCAGACCAACACTCGGTGGATCCCAAGAACATCCATACCCGAGACGCTGTCGTACTGGCCGCTCCCCAACTGATACCG ATATGCGTGCAGAGAGTCGTGTGGAGAAACCACATCCTATGTACGTACCAAGAGACGAACAATTCGAGGAGTCTAAGCAGAACACATTCTTTATCAAGAGGCTCAAAGCAGTGCTTCATAACTTGATCCCTCGCCTTAAGGCTAGCCTTTCTGTTAATAACCACGATTTCAACGATTTCTCAGATGTTGATTGCCTTTTCAGTGAAGGCTTGCTCATTAAGTCCCGCTTGAAAGACGACCAATCTTCTGTCTTAAACAAAATCCCACTCCCAGAATTGGTCACCAAGATACAAGAATCCAGCCAGGGACTTCTTAAGTTTGACACCCCCAAGATTATTTCCC TGGACAAGTATGCCTGGCTACGAGACGACGAATTTGCCCGCCAAGCATTAGCAGGAGTCAACCCTGTTAACATTGAGAGGCTTCAAGTTTTCCCACCCGTAAGCAAGCTTGACTCAAGAATATACGATATCCAAGAGTCTGCCCTTAAAGAAGAACACATTTTAGGCCAACTTAATGGCATGACAGTGCATCAG GCAATAGAGGAAAATAAATTGTTTATGCTAGATTACCATGATATCTACTTTCCTTTTCTGGAAGGGATCAACAGCTTTGAAGGTAGAAAATGTTACGCTACGCGTACCCTATTTTTCCTGACACCCCTTGGGACTCTGAAGCCTATAGCTATAGAACTTAGCCTGCCTGGATCAAAACGAGTTGTTACCCCACCTGTAGATGCAACTAGCAATTGGATGTGGCAGCTTGCCAAGGCTCATGTTTGCGCCAATGATTCTGGCGCGCATCAACTTGTCAACCATTG GTTACGCACACATGCGTGCATGGAGCCTTTTATATTGGCTGCTCATAGGCAATTGAGTGAAATGCATCCTATTTTCAAGTTATTGGATCCACACATGAGATACACATTAGAGATCAATGGCATAGCTAGGCAGGCCCTTATCCATGCCGATGGAGTCATCGAGTCTTGCTTCACTCCTGGACGCTACTGCATGGAGATCAGTTGTGCTGCTTACAAGAACTTGTGGCGCTTTGACACGGAGGGCCTCCCCGCCGATCTCATCCGCAGAGGAATAGCAATACCAGACCCAACCCAACCAAATGGCTTAAAGCTATTAATACAAGACTACCCTTACGCAACGGACGGGCTTCTCATCTGGTCTGCTATAGAAAACTGGGTCCGTACTTACGTGAACCATTACTACCATGGCCACGATGGCCAGCTTGTTTGCAATGACAAAGAGCTACAAGCTTGGTACTCAGAGTCAATCAACGTGGGCCATGCTGATCTCAGCCATGAAAGCTGGTGGCCCCCACTGAACAACAACGAGGATCTCGTCTCCATCCTCACCACCCTCATCTGGACAGCATCCGCACAGCATGCAGCTCTTAACTTCGGGCAATACCCTTACGGTGGTTATGTGCCAAATCGTCCACCGTTGATGCGAAAACTAATCCCGGAAGAGGGCGAGGCTGAATATAAGAATTTCATAGCGAACCCGCAAAAGTACTTCCTAAACTCTCTACCGAGCCTGCTGCAGGCCACAAAGTATATGGCTGTGGTGGACACACTCTCCACTCACTCCCCTGACGAGGAGTACCTGGGAGAGCGGCAGCAGCCCTCCATATGGTCGGGCGATGCGGAGATCGTGGAGGCATTCTACGCGTTCTCGGCAGAGATCAGAGGCATAGAAAAGGAGATTGATAGAAGGAACTGTGATCCAACACTTAGGAATCGCTGCGGGGCTGGTGTCTTGCCTTATGAGTTGCTTGCACCTACCTCCCAACCTGGAGTTACATGTAGAGGAGTACCTAATAGTGTTTCCACTTAA
- the LOC112695226 gene encoding potassium transporter 5, with product MSVEADRMGIEEETETVATAVETNNKLKDRKVSWAKLRRVDSLNLEAGRVSLSDSHGSKLSWKTTLSLAFQSIGIVYGDIGTSPLYVFESTFTDGIKNNDDILGVLSLIIYTIVLIPMLKYVFIVLWANDNGNGGAFALYSLICRHLKVSLVPNQQPEDRELSNYKLDTPSNKLKRAQRLKQMLENSHTARILLLLATITGTSMVIGDGILTPSISVLSAVSGISTSLGQEAVVGITIVILIGLFSMQRFGTDKVGFTFAPIIFVWFAFIGGIGLYNLFKYDIGVLRAFNPKYIVDYFKRNGKKGWLSLGGVFLCITGSEAMFADLGHFNVRAIQMSFSFITCPAILAAYIGQAAFLRKFPGKVQNTFYASLPHSIYWPTFVVAVGAAIIASQAMISGAFSIISQALSLGCFPRVKVVHTSIKHQGQVYIPEINYMFMIACIIVCAAFKTTEKISHAYGIAVIGDMMITTTLVSLIMLVIWKKSIWQVAIFFLVFGCTEALYFSSQITKFTGGGFLPIASALFITTLMGIWHYVHKERYMFELRNKVSSEYIRELAVNPDISRVPGMGLLYSELVQGIPPIFPHLIASVSSIHSILVFVSIKAIPVSRVALEERFLFRHVEPREYRMFRCVVRHGYKDGLEDPMEFESQLIQNLKAFIQQESFMLTEGADVAESSDQMALKEAEAQVLHEGTKVRSANSSSRIIPNNNNQGIVSRASSDPIVHVAPNKSSTFSDPPIQGAEDEVKFIDKAMEKGVVYMLGEAEVVAQPNSSFLNKIVVNYAYSFLRKNFRQGDKLMAIPRKRLLKIGMTYEI from the exons ATGTCAGTGGAAGCAGATCGGATGGGCATAGAGGAAGAGACGGAGACGGTGGCCACCGCCGTGGAAACCAATAATAAGCTCAAAGACCGAAAGGTTTCTTGGGCTAAGCTCCGCCGCGTAGATTCTCTCAACTTAGAAGCTGGAAGAGTTTCTCTCAGCGACAGCCATGGCTCTAAG TTGAGTTGGAAAACAACGTTGAGTTTGGCATTTCAAAGTATAGGAATTGTTTACGGCGATATTGGAACATCTCCTCTGTATGTGTTTGAGAGTACTTTTACTGATGGAATAAAAAACAATGATGATATTCTTGGTGTGTTATCCCTCATCATCTACACCATTGTGCTCATTCCTATGCTTAAATACGTCTTCATTGTGTTATGGGCTAATGACAACGGCAACG GTGGAGCATTTGCATTGTATTCGCTGATATGCAGACACTTAAAGGTTAGTTTGGTTCCAAATCAACAACCAGAAGACAGAGAACTTTCTAACTATAAACTGGACACACCCTCTAACAAGTTAAAACGAGCCCAAAGACTGAAGCAGATGCTTGAGAACAGTCACACTGCTCGTATTCTTCTTTTGCTTGCAACCATAACAGGAACTTCCATGGTCATAGGAGACGGGATTCTTACTCCTTCAATTTCAG TCCTTTCTGCCGTAAGTGGAATCAGTACATCACTGGGTCAAG AAGCTGTAGTGGGGATCACTATAGTAATCTTAATTGGCCTGTTTTCGATGCAACGATTCGGTACGGATAAAGTGGGTTTCACGTTCGCACCAATTATCTTTGTGTGGTTTGCATTCATTGGTGGGATCGGTCTCTACAATTTGTTCAAATATGACATTGGAGTGTTACGGGCTTTTAATCCAAAATATATAGTCGATTACTTCAAACGCAACGGTAAAAAAGGATGGTTATCACTTGGTGGAGTATTTTTATGTATAACAG GATCTGAAGCTATGTTTGCAGACTTGGGTCATTTTAATGTACGAGCAATCCaa ATGAGCTTCTCTTTCATTACATGTCCTGCAATATTGGCTGCATATATTGGACAAGCAGCATTTCTACGGAAGTTCCCTGGAAAAGTACAGAATACTTTCTACGCAAGTCTACCAC ACTCCATATATTGGCCAACATTTGTGGTAGCTGTTGGTGCTGCAATCATAGCAAGCCAAGCAATGATTTCAGGAGCATTTTCCATTATATCGCAGGCTCTAAGTCTAGGTTGTTTCCCACGAGTTAAGGTCGTGCATACTTCCATTAAGCACCAGGGTCAAGTGTATATTCCAGAGATCAACTATATGTTCATGATTGCATGCATTATTGTTTGTGCTGCCTTCAAGACTACAGAAAAGATTAGTCACGCATACG GGATTGCCGTTATCGGGGATATGATGATCACAACAACTTTGGTTTCGTTGATAATGTTGGTTATATGGAAGAAGAGCATATGGCAAGTTGCTATCTTCTTCTTGGTATTCGGTTGCACAGAAGCTTTGTATTTCTCATCTCAGATAACCAAATTCACGGGTGGAGGTTTTCTTCCAATTGCTTCTGCTTTGTTCATAACAACATTAATGGGAATCTGGCATTACGTGCACAAAGAGAGATACATGTTTGAACTCAGAAACAAGGTTTCCAGTGAGTACATAAGAGAATTGGCCGTCAACCCAGACATAAGCCGAGTTCCGGGAATGGGGCTTCTCTACTCTGAGCTTGTTCAAGGGATTCCTCCGATATTCCCTCATCTCATTGCCAGTGTGTCATCCATCCATTCAATCCTTGTCTTCGTTTCCATCAAGGCCATCCCTGTCAGCCGAGTTGCTTTGGAGGAGAGGTTCTTATTTCGCCATGTCGAGCCTAGAGAGTACCGAATGTTCCGGTGTGTGGTGAGGCACGGTTACAAGGATGgacttgaagatcctatggagtttGAATCCCAATTAATACAAAATCTTAAGGCCTTCATTCAACAAGAAAGTTTTATGCTTACTGAGGGGGCTGATGTAGCAGAAAGTAGTGATCAGATGGCACTCAAGGAAGCAGAAGCACAAGTATTGCACGAAGGAACTAAAGTAAGGTCTGCTAATTCTTCCAGCAGAATAATTCCAAACAATAATAACCAAGGCATTGTGTCTCGTGCCTCCTCGGATCCCATCGTTCATGTGGCACCTAACAAGTCGTCCACTTTCTCTGATCCGCCCATCCAGGGTGCTGAAGATGAGGTCAAGTTCATAGACAAGGCAATGGAAAAGGGTGTGGTGTATATGTTAGGCGAAGCAGAGGTGGTGGCTCAACCAAATTCATCTTTTCTCAATAAAATAGTTGTCAACTATGCTTACAGCTTCTTGAGAAAGAACTTCCGCCAAGGAGACAAGTTGATGGCAATTCCTCGCAAGAGACTTCTCAAGATTGGAATGACATACGAAATATAA
- the LOC112695229 gene encoding 11S globulin subunit beta: MANSLRLAFLVLFQSLLALSLAHRYPTKCSFDKLVALEPSKRVESEGGFTEYWDSKNDQFQCVGVSALRYSIKPKGLLLPHYINAPRLQYVLQGTGILETVVPGCPETFREQTRHGDQHQKIHATREGDVIVVPTGSAQWIYNTGETDMVIFSVIDSANEDNQLDLKVRKFFLGGKPQEEKGEEGNMFSGLELKTVAESLGIDMGIAGKVQGVDDPRGSIIIVEDELETLSPAVEESGNGNGLDETLCTLRLVHQLAESTDADKYNPRAGFLTALNTPNLPVLQYVQLGVDRGVLYKNAVMAPHYNLNCHAVIYGTEGRGWIEVVGENGRKVYEGEVREGQILIVPQQFVVAKKAAEGSDEGFGWIAVKTSDNPMISPLAGKLSLIRAMPLPVLMNSFRLTAEEAINLKKRGELTLFSPDPAHTQI, encoded by the exons ATGGCCAATTCTCTAAGACTTGCCTTTCTTGTTCTTTTCCAGAGCTTGTTGGCTCTGTCTTTAGCCCACCGTTACCCAACCAAGTGCAGCTTTGACAAACTAGTCGCACTCGAACCCAGCAAACGGGTTGAGTCTGAGGGTGGTTTTACTGAGTACTGGGACTCCAAGAATGACCAGTTTCAGTGTGTTGGAGTTTCAGCCCTTCGCTACTCAATCAAACCCAAAGGGCTCTTGTTGCCTCACTACATCAACGCTCCAAGACTTCAATATGTACTTCAAG GAACAGGAATTTTGGAAACGGTGGTTCCAGGATGCCCTGAAACTTTCCGAGAGCAAACACGTCACGGAGACCAGCATCAGAAAATCCATGCCACGAGGGAGGGAGATGTTATCGTAGTTCCAACTGGTTCTGCGCAATGGATTTATAACACTGGTGAAACTGATATGGTTATATTTTCAGTCATAGACTCTGCCAATGAAGATAACCAGCTCGACCTGAAAGTCAGA AAGTTTTTTCTAGGTGGGAAACCGCAAGAAGAGAAGGGAGAGGAAGGCAACATGTTCAGTGGATTGGAATTGAAGACAGTGGCGGAGTCGCTGGGTATTGATATGGGGATAGCAGGAAAAGTGCAAGGAGTGGACGATCCAAGAGGTTCGATCATCATTGTGGAAGACGAGCTGGAGACTTTAAGCCCCGCCGTGGAAGAGAGTGGTAATGGTAACGGCCTGGACGAAACACTGTGTACTCTGAGACTTGTTCATCAGCTGGCTGAGTCCACAGATGCTGATAAATACAACCCACGCGCTGGATTCTTGACTGCTCTCAACACCCCTAACCTTCCCGTCCTTCAATATGTCCAACTTGGCGTTGATCGAGGTGTTCTCTACAAG AATGCTGTGATGGCGCCACACTACAATTTGAACTGTCACGCTGTGATTTACGGAACAGAGGGTAGGGGATGGATCGAGGTGGtgggagaaaatggaagaaaggtGTACGAGGGAGAGGTGAGGGAGGGGCAGATACTGATCGTGCCGCAGCAGTTTGTGGTGGCGAAGAAGGCTGCAGAAGGCAGCGATGAAGGGTTTGGTTGGATAGCGGTAAAGACGAGTGACAACCCAATGATAAGTCCTCTTGCCGGAAAGCTGTCACTGATCCGGGCAATGCCTCTCCCTGTGCTCATGAACTCCTTTCGCTTGACCGCAGAAGAAGCTATCAACTTGAAGAAGCGAGGGGAGCTAACTCTCTTTAGCCCTGACCCTGCCCACACtcaaatataa